The proteins below are encoded in one region of Mycobacterium pseudokansasii:
- a CDS encoding DUF2563 family protein yields the protein MFVDTGLLHLGASDSHRAGDHAQDGVGHLSRGPVVSGMFGEFAAAEAFHGAVTSAHAQQVKTLQAHQRVLTAVGGNARRTAEGFTGMDERNAAELRAVRCSSAT from the coding sequence ATGTTCGTTGACACTGGATTGTTGCACCTGGGGGCCAGTGATTCTCACCGTGCGGGCGACCATGCCCAGGACGGAGTCGGTCATCTGTCGCGCGGACCGGTGGTGTCGGGAATGTTCGGGGAGTTTGCCGCAGCCGAGGCATTTCACGGCGCGGTCACCTCGGCGCACGCTCAGCAGGTGAAGACGCTGCAGGCCCACCAACGGGTGCTCACCGCGGTCGGCGGCAATGCGCGTCGAACTGCGGAGGGGTTCACCGGGATGGATGAGCGCAACGCCGCGGAGTTGCGGGCGGTGCGATGCAGCTCCGCTACATAA
- a CDS encoding NUDIX hydrolase, with protein sequence MSQGEQAKPRRRRGRRRGRGVAGSAENAKDTHAAGNGAPTPSSAKPARPRSRRGRPDRLRTVHETSAGGLVIDGIDGPRDEQVAALIGRIDRRGRMLWSLPKGHIELGETAEQTAIREVAEETGIRGSVLAALGRIDYWFVTDGRRVHKTVHHYLMRFLGGELCDEDLEVAEVAWVPIRELPSRLAYADERRLAEVADELIDKLQTDGPAALPPLPPTSPRRRPQTHSRTRHADGSPPSRKNSHGP encoded by the coding sequence GTGTCGCAGGGCGAACAAGCCAAACCACGTCGACGCCGCGGCCGGCGCCGCGGTCGTGGCGTTGCGGGTTCTGCCGAAAATGCTAAGGACACCCACGCGGCCGGCAACGGCGCCCCCACACCGTCATCGGCAAAACCGGCCCGGCCGCGCTCGCGTCGCGGCCGTCCGGACCGGCTGCGCACGGTGCACGAGACCTCCGCCGGCGGACTGGTCATCGACGGTATCGACGGGCCGCGCGATGAGCAGGTCGCGGCGCTGATTGGCCGCATCGACCGGCGCGGACGCATGCTGTGGTCGCTGCCCAAAGGTCACATCGAGCTCGGCGAGACCGCCGAACAGACCGCGATCCGCGAGGTCGCCGAGGAAACCGGAATCCGTGGCAGCGTGCTGGCCGCGCTGGGTCGCATCGACTATTGGTTCGTCACCGATGGCCGCCGGGTGCACAAGACCGTGCATCACTATTTGATGCGCTTCCTGGGCGGCGAGCTCTGCGATGAGGATCTCGAAGTCGCCGAGGTGGCATGGGTGCCGATCCGGGAACTGCCGTCCCGGCTGGCCTACGCCGACGAACGCCGCTTGGCCGAGGTGGCCGACGAACTGATCGACAAGTTGCAGACCGACGGACCGGCCGCACTTCCGCCGCTTCCGCCGACCTCGCCAAGGCGACGGCCGCAGACCCACTCCCGCACCCGGCACGCCGACGGATCGCCGCCGAGCCGAAAGAACTCTCACGGGCCGTGA
- a CDS encoding YrhB domain-containing protein — MNEMDPNTARMRAVEAIDKLAEAERLGELMIVDSAIVETKEAWYFPYDAVAFVVHGDITAALAGNVPVRVPRDGSALTYEAPAQW, encoded by the coding sequence ATGAATGAAATGGATCCCAACACAGCCCGAATGCGTGCTGTTGAGGCGATTGACAAGTTGGCGGAAGCAGAGCGGCTGGGCGAACTGATGATCGTCGATTCAGCGATCGTGGAGACAAAAGAAGCATGGTATTTTCCGTACGACGCGGTCGCGTTCGTCGTACATGGAGATATCACCGCTGCCTTGGCGGGGAACGTGCCAGTGAGGGTACCGCGAGATGGCAGCGCTCTTACGTACGAAGCGCCCGCTCAGTGGTGA
- a CDS encoding CCA tRNA nucleotidyltransferase, producing MPETVQDADLLTAAAVALNRHAAVLVELGSAFAGAGHQLYLVGGSVRDALLGRLSPDLDFTTDAHPEQVQTIVRPFADAVWDTGIEFGTVGVGKSDYRLEITTFRAESYDQVTRHPEVRFGDRLDDDLVRRDFTVNAMAVRVTSNGPGEFLDPLGGLAALRDKKLDTPMAPSVSFGDDPLRMLRAARFVSQLGFTVAPRVRTAIEEMAPQLGRISAERVAAELDKLLLGDDPVAGIDLMVQTGMGEVVLPEIGRMRMAIDEHHQHKDVYQHSLTVLRQAMALEDDGPDLVLRWAALLHDIGKPGTRRHEPNGGVSFHHHEVVGAKMVRKRMRSLKYSKQMIDDVSQLVYLHLRFHGYGDGKWTDSAVRRYVTDAGPLLPRLHKLVRADCTTRNQRRAARLQASYDRLEQRIAELAAQEDLARVRPDLDGNEIMRLLDIPAGPLVGEAWRYLKELRLDRGPLSTEEATAELLAWWKSRGNP from the coding sequence GTGCCCGAAACCGTCCAGGATGCCGACCTGCTGACCGCGGCCGCGGTCGCCCTCAATCGGCACGCTGCCGTGCTTGTCGAACTCGGGTCGGCATTCGCCGGTGCGGGCCACCAGTTGTATCTGGTGGGCGGTTCGGTGCGCGATGCGCTGCTGGGCCGGTTGAGCCCCGACCTGGATTTCACCACCGACGCCCACCCGGAACAGGTGCAGACAATCGTGCGGCCGTTCGCCGATGCGGTCTGGGACACCGGTATCGAGTTCGGCACCGTTGGTGTCGGTAAGAGCGACTACCGGCTGGAGATCACCACGTTCCGCGCCGAGAGCTATGACCAGGTGACGCGGCACCCGGAGGTGCGGTTCGGCGATCGCCTCGATGACGACTTGGTGCGTCGCGACTTCACCGTGAATGCCATGGCGGTGCGGGTCACGTCCAATGGGCCGGGTGAGTTCCTTGATCCGCTGGGCGGTTTGGCGGCGCTGCGGGACAAGAAGCTCGATACTCCGATGGCGCCGTCGGTGTCCTTCGGTGACGACCCGTTGCGGATGCTGCGCGCGGCCCGCTTCGTCTCGCAGCTCGGCTTCACCGTCGCCCCGCGGGTGCGGACGGCGATCGAAGAGATGGCCCCGCAGCTGGGCCGGATCAGTGCCGAACGGGTGGCTGCCGAGCTGGACAAGCTGCTGCTCGGCGATGATCCGGTGGCCGGCATCGATCTGATGGTGCAAACCGGGATGGGTGAGGTGGTGTTACCCGAGATTGGCCGCATGCGGATGGCCATCGACGAACACCACCAGCACAAGGACGTCTATCAGCATTCGCTGACCGTCTTGCGCCAGGCGATGGCCCTGGAAGATGACGGCCCGGATCTGGTGCTGCGCTGGGCGGCGCTGCTGCACGACATCGGCAAGCCCGGTACCCGCCGCCACGAGCCGAACGGCGGTGTCAGCTTCCATCACCACGAAGTGGTGGGCGCCAAGATGGTTCGCAAGCGGATGCGGTCGCTGAAGTACTCCAAACAGATGATCGACGATGTGTCCCAGCTGGTGTATTTGCATCTGCGGTTTCACGGTTACGGCGACGGTAAGTGGACCGATTCGGCGGTGCGGCGCTATGTGACCGACGCCGGGCCGCTGTTGCCGCGGCTGCACAAGCTGGTGCGCGCCGACTGCACCACCCGCAACCAGCGCCGCGCCGCGCGGCTGCAGGCCAGCTATGACCGGCTGGAGCAGCGCATTGCCGAGCTGGCCGCCCAGGAAGATTTGGCCCGGGTGCGCCCGGATCTCGACGGCAACGAGATCATGAGGTTGCTTGATATTCCGGCGGGTCCGCTGGTTGGTGAGGCGTGGCGCTATCTCAAGGAGCTGCGGCTGGACCGGGGGCCGCTGAGCACCGAGGAAGCGACCGCCGAACTGTTGGCCTGGTGGAAATCCCGCGGGAACCCCTAG